A region from the Actinoplanes sp. OR16 genome encodes:
- a CDS encoding extradiol ring-cleavage dioxygenase, with protein sequence MASIVAVIASTHHPFYYRASTATGDDRPPFADEWTRKILAFRETLTRANPDVLVMVGSDHFHQLWLDNMPQFLVGKAPFYDANWYNEEREFGLPRMRLAGHEELSSHILRSGLDAGFDLAFSNELRIDHSITCPIITLRPEADLPIVPIYTNIFAPPLPQPMRFVQLGSAVREIIEQWPSHLRVAVIGTGHLSLELGGPRQFGPHGPDPLFDARAVEWIANGDLDGCLREVTLDSLHTPGNATHGFMDFMLMMGVAGAGAKADYVDTLDLFHTMEAYFTWYPNGAPA encoded by the coding sequence ATGGCCAGCATCGTCGCGGTCATCGCCTCGACGCATCACCCCTTCTACTATCGCGCCAGCACCGCCACCGGTGACGATCGGCCGCCGTTCGCCGACGAATGGACCCGCAAGATCCTCGCGTTCCGGGAGACGCTCACCCGCGCCAACCCGGACGTGCTGGTGATGGTCGGCTCTGATCACTTCCACCAGTTGTGGCTCGACAACATGCCGCAGTTCCTGGTCGGGAAGGCGCCGTTCTACGACGCGAACTGGTACAACGAGGAGCGCGAGTTCGGCCTCCCGCGAATGCGGCTCGCCGGCCACGAGGAACTGTCGTCGCACATCCTGCGGTCCGGCCTGGACGCCGGCTTCGACCTGGCGTTCAGCAACGAGCTGCGGATCGACCACAGCATCACCTGCCCGATCATCACGCTGCGGCCGGAAGCCGACCTGCCGATCGTGCCGATCTACACGAACATCTTCGCGCCGCCGCTGCCCCAGCCCATGCGCTTCGTGCAGCTCGGCTCGGCGGTGCGGGAGATCATCGAGCAGTGGCCGTCGCACCTGCGCGTCGCCGTGATCGGAACCGGTCACCTCTCGCTGGAGCTCGGTGGGCCGAGGCAGTTCGGCCCGCACGGCCCGGACCCACTCTTCGACGCTCGCGCCGTGGAGTGGATCGCGAACGGCGACCTCGACGGCTGCCTGCGCGAAGTCACCCTGGACAGCCTGCACACGCCCGGGAACGCCACCCACGGATTCATGGATTTCATGCTGATGATGGGTGTGGCCGGTGCCGGCGCGAAGGCCGACTACGTCGACACGCTCGACCTGTTCCACACGATGGAGGCCTATTTCACCTGGTACCCGAACGGAGCGCCGGCATGA
- a CDS encoding citryl-CoA lyase: MAEELSFPTGLGTSTPETISLLGQDLAADLMGQVGFGELAFWLVAGRRPHAGEVRLFEAVLVALADHGFTPTAIAARLTYLSAPDSLQGALAAGLLGGGSRFLGVTEDCGRFLAAVLQDASSQDFDVIALEAVRDAKAAGRFVPGLGHPVHKDLDPRTPVLIRIAREEGLYGPHLRLFEAIGRVHEQVLNRRLPLNGAGVCGAALADLGLPVDLLRGFALLARAAGLLGQIAEERRRPIANQIYLTVDRNAVYEP, from the coding sequence ATGGCTGAAGAGTTGAGCTTCCCGACCGGGCTCGGCACGTCGACACCCGAGACCATCTCGCTGCTCGGGCAGGACCTGGCCGCCGACCTGATGGGCCAGGTCGGCTTCGGCGAGCTGGCGTTCTGGCTGGTCGCGGGCCGCCGCCCGCATGCCGGCGAGGTGCGGCTCTTCGAGGCGGTGCTCGTCGCCCTCGCCGATCACGGGTTCACGCCCACGGCGATCGCGGCCCGCCTCACCTACCTCTCCGCGCCGGATTCGCTGCAGGGCGCCCTGGCGGCGGGTCTGCTCGGCGGCGGGTCGCGGTTCCTGGGCGTCACCGAGGACTGCGGACGATTCCTCGCCGCGGTTCTCCAGGACGCCTCCTCCCAGGATTTCGATGTCATCGCCCTCGAAGCCGTTCGCGACGCCAAAGCCGCCGGGCGATTCGTTCCCGGCCTCGGCCATCCCGTTCATAAAGACCTCGATCCCCGTACGCCGGTGCTGATCCGCATCGCCCGCGAAGAAGGGCTGTACGGCCCCCACCTACGTCTTTTCGAAGCGATCGGCCGCGTCCACGAGCAGGTCCTGAATCGGCGGCTCCCGCTCAACGGCGCCGGGGTGTGCGGAGCCGCCCTCGCCGATCTGGGCCTTCCGGTCGACCTGTTGCGCGGATTCGCGCTACTGGCCCGCGCCGCCGGACTGCTCGGCCAGATCGCCGAGGAGAGACGCCGCCCGATCGCGAACCAGATCTACCTCACCGTCGACCGCAACGCCGTATACGAGCCGTGA
- a CDS encoding CaiB/BaiF CoA-transferase family protein, with product MVDQPKGPLDGLLVADFSRILAGPYATMLLADLGAQVIKVEGPAGDDTRTWMPPVRDGISTYYLGINRNKRSIALDLKDPGDRGTARELARRADVVIENMRPGGLGRFGLDYDAVASDNPGVVYASISGFGSGAGASLPGYDLMVQAISGLMSLTGDPSGSPYRAGISVFDVMAGLHASMGILAALHSRTATGRGQHVEVNLLSSALSGLVNHSSGYVAGGTVPYRMGNAHPSLFPYEPLPTSDGELIIIAGNDGQFRRLCDVLGLSHLPDDPRFGRNQDRTANRAALRPLLVDKLVTRTKDEWFRDLLAAGVPCAPINTIDDGVAFAQELGLDPVVTVGGVPSVRNPITFSATPASYRLPPPGLDEHGEEIRAWLKS from the coding sequence ATGGTCGACCAACCCAAGGGCCCACTGGACGGGCTGCTCGTCGCCGATTTCTCGCGCATCCTGGCCGGGCCGTACGCGACGATGCTCCTCGCCGACCTCGGCGCCCAGGTGATCAAAGTGGAGGGGCCGGCTGGGGACGACACCCGTACCTGGATGCCGCCGGTCCGGGACGGGATCTCCACCTATTACCTGGGGATCAACCGGAACAAGCGGTCGATCGCGCTGGATCTGAAGGATCCCGGGGATCGCGGAACCGCGCGTGAGCTGGCGCGGCGCGCCGATGTGGTGATCGAGAACATGCGGCCCGGAGGGCTGGGTCGATTCGGCCTGGACTACGACGCGGTGGCTTCCGACAATCCGGGCGTCGTCTACGCGAGTATCAGCGGATTCGGGTCGGGGGCGGGGGCTTCTCTGCCCGGATACGATTTGATGGTTCAGGCCATTTCCGGACTCATGAGCCTGACCGGCGATCCCTCGGGGTCGCCGTATCGCGCCGGGATCTCCGTCTTCGACGTCATGGCCGGGCTGCACGCCTCGATGGGGATTCTCGCGGCCCTGCACTCCCGGACCGCCACCGGCAGAGGGCAGCACGTCGAGGTCAATCTGCTGAGCTCGGCGCTCTCCGGCCTGGTCAACCACTCCAGCGGATACGTCGCCGGCGGGACGGTCCCCTATCGGATGGGGAATGCTCACCCCAGCCTGTTCCCGTACGAGCCGCTCCCGACGTCGGACGGCGAGTTGATCATCATTGCCGGCAACGACGGGCAGTTCCGGAGATTGTGCGACGTTCTGGGATTGAGCCACCTGCCGGACGATCCACGATTCGGACGAAATCAAGATCGGACTGCCAATCGCGCAGCGCTTCGGCCGCTCCTCGTCGACAAGCTCGTCACCCGTACGAAGGATGAATGGTTCAGGGATCTTCTAGCCGCCGGGGTCCCGTGCGCACCGATCAACACGATCGACGACGGTGTCGCGTTCGCTCAGGAGCTGGGCCTCGACCCCGTCGTCACCGTCGGCGGGGTGCCGAGCGTCCGCAACCCGATCACCTTCTCCGCGACACCGGCGAGCTACCGGCTGCCGCCGCCCGGACTGGACGAGCACGGCGAGGAGATCCGCGCATGGCTGAAGAGTTGA
- a CDS encoding amidohydrolase family protein: MSVERPVIFRNGLVLTMDDAHTVLPGADVLVIDGRIAEVGHHLSAPDDAEEIDASGGVVMPGMIDTHRHLWQTAMRGYGTDWTLTQYFVWYYLESGKHFRPEDIHAGNLLGAIEAIDAGVTTTVDWSHGLQTPQHADAAADALEAVPGRFVLAYGNIQQGPWEWATSDGFRDFYRRRVENGGLAGFQLAFDVTGDPAFPEKAAFEVARELGVNVTTHAGVWGATNDEGIRLMYENGFMTPGTVYVHAATLSSDSYHRIAATGGSVSVSTESEQSAGQGYPPTWALRRHGVPVSLSMDTSVWWSGDLFSAMRTTLSADRSREHLEAHGRQETITHHPLRAEQVVDWATRGGAKALGFDADLGALTPGRRADVVLIKNDDSPAMFPILNAYGHVVFQAQRGDVHTVVIDGRVVKKDGRLVGIDLAAAKSDVQATIDHLREMLGEEAWRKGQNPDLPRSELFDNPYQYTDYTSHEAEWKH, translated from the coding sequence ATGAGCGTCGAAAGACCTGTCATATTCCGCAACGGACTCGTGCTGACCATGGATGACGCGCACACGGTGCTGCCCGGCGCCGACGTGCTCGTGATCGACGGCAGGATCGCCGAAGTGGGCCACCACCTGAGCGCCCCGGACGACGCCGAGGAGATCGACGCGTCCGGCGGCGTCGTCATGCCCGGCATGATCGACACGCACCGGCACCTGTGGCAGACCGCCATGCGCGGCTACGGCACCGACTGGACCCTGACGCAGTATTTCGTCTGGTACTACCTGGAGTCCGGCAAGCACTTCCGCCCCGAGGACATCCACGCCGGCAACCTGCTCGGCGCGATCGAGGCGATCGACGCGGGCGTGACCACCACCGTGGACTGGTCGCACGGCCTGCAGACGCCGCAGCACGCCGACGCCGCCGCCGACGCCCTCGAAGCGGTGCCGGGCCGGTTCGTCCTCGCGTACGGCAACATCCAGCAGGGGCCGTGGGAGTGGGCCACGTCCGACGGCTTCCGCGACTTCTACCGCCGCCGCGTCGAGAACGGCGGGCTGGCCGGGTTCCAGCTCGCCTTCGACGTGACAGGCGATCCGGCGTTCCCGGAGAAGGCCGCCTTCGAGGTGGCCCGCGAGCTGGGCGTGAACGTGACCACGCACGCCGGCGTCTGGGGTGCCACGAACGACGAGGGCATCCGGCTCATGTACGAGAACGGCTTCATGACGCCGGGCACCGTCTACGTGCACGCGGCCACGCTGAGCAGCGACTCGTACCATCGGATCGCCGCGACCGGCGGCTCGGTGTCGGTCTCCACCGAGAGCGAGCAGAGCGCCGGGCAGGGCTACCCGCCCACCTGGGCGCTGCGCCGCCACGGTGTGCCGGTGTCGCTGTCGATGGACACCAGCGTCTGGTGGAGCGGCGACCTGTTCTCGGCGATGCGCACGACGCTCAGCGCCGACCGCTCTCGCGAGCACCTCGAGGCGCACGGCCGGCAGGAGACGATCACCCACCACCCGCTCCGGGCCGAGCAGGTCGTCGACTGGGCGACCCGGGGCGGGGCGAAGGCTCTCGGGTTCGACGCCGATCTGGGGGCGCTGACGCCGGGGCGCCGGGCTGACGTCGTACTCATCAAGAATGACGACTCACCGGCGATGTTCCCGATCCTCAACGCCTACGGGCACGTGGTCTTCCAGGCGCAACGTGGTGACGTGCATACCGTCGTGATCGACGGAAGAGTGGTGAAGAAGGACGGCCGATTGGTCGGAATCGACCTGGCCGCCGCGAAATCCGACGTCCAGGCCACGATCGATCATCTGCGCGAAATGCTCGGCGAGGAAGCGTGGCGCAAGGGCCAGAACCCGGACCTGCCGCGGTCCGAGCTGTTCGACAACCCCTACCAGTACACCGACTACACCTCACACGAAGCTGAATGGAAGCATTGA
- a CDS encoding IclR family transcriptional regulator C-terminal domain-containing protein, with protein MSDTGRGSGPDFIEALARGLDVLRTFRPGSPSMTLSEIAGLTGLARPTVRRILITLETLGYVRGAGRGYALTPRVLDLGMAYIDSLSMWDVARPHMEKLVAQTNESTSMAQLDGSDIVYVARVAVPKIVTLAVNIGTRFPAPATSMGKVLLAALPPAAVAGVLAEPSRSGITARWQPAAAELETSLREVRAKGWALADQDLAPGVRSVATGVRDGEGRVVAAVNVTVHAAETSVETLLDDHLPKLLRTAADIGHDWALTATIPSTL; from the coding sequence ATGAGCGACACCGGAAGAGGCTCGGGCCCCGACTTCATCGAGGCGCTGGCCCGCGGCCTCGACGTCCTGCGCACCTTCCGGCCCGGCTCGCCGTCGATGACGCTCAGTGAGATCGCCGGGCTGACCGGGCTGGCCAGGCCCACCGTCCGGCGCATTCTCATAACCTTGGAGACCTTGGGGTACGTCCGCGGCGCCGGCCGTGGCTACGCGCTCACGCCCCGCGTGCTGGATCTGGGCATGGCCTACATCGACTCGCTCTCCATGTGGGACGTCGCCCGCCCGCACATGGAGAAGCTGGTGGCTCAGACCAACGAGTCGACGTCGATGGCGCAGCTGGATGGTAGTGACATCGTCTACGTGGCGCGGGTCGCCGTACCGAAGATCGTGACCTTGGCCGTGAACATCGGCACCCGCTTCCCCGCGCCCGCCACCTCGATGGGCAAGGTGCTGCTGGCCGCCTTGCCGCCGGCAGCGGTCGCCGGAGTCCTCGCCGAGCCGTCCCGGTCCGGCATCACGGCGCGCTGGCAACCTGCCGCCGCCGAGCTGGAGACGTCGTTGCGCGAGGTCCGCGCGAAGGGCTGGGCCCTCGCCGACCAGGACCTCGCGCCCGGCGTCCGCTCGGTGGCGACCGGCGTGCGGGACGGCGAGGGGAGGGTGGTCGCGGCGGTGAACGTGACGGTCCACGCGGCCGAGACGTCGGTGGAGACCCTGCTCGACGATCACCTGCCGAAACTGCTGCGCACGGCCGCGGACATCGGCCACGACTGGGCGCTGACCGCGACCATTCCTTCGACTCTCTAG
- a CDS encoding metallophosphoesterase: MILVFVLVLVTILAILGTAHWYVWRRLIRDTTAARSRWRRAGTVLFIAGPLLAVGALVGVQAGLPHTLAGVVAWPGYLWLAVFLYLFLGVVAGEVVRPLLSRLLARRSAPVPATVGADSPVPPVPEPAAGPEIAAGPEVPAGPGAISRRVFVSRVAGGAAAAVALGTVGAGTYGVLNGPGIKRITVPLAKLPRSAHGLRIAVVSDVHLGPVLGSRFCRRVVDTINSTQPDLIAVVGDLIDGEVDDLADSVEPMRGLRSRLGTFFVTGNHEYISGVEPWVAKVQELGMRPLRNARVELSGFDLAGVDDVAGSSEGLGPDFEATLRDRDPSRAVVLLSHQPVTIHDAARNGVDLQLSGHTHGGQMWPGNYIAELANPTNAGLEQYGDTQLYVSRGAGAWGPPVRVGAPSDITVVELASRQA; the protein is encoded by the coding sequence GTGATCCTTGTCTTCGTGCTCGTGCTGGTCACGATCCTGGCCATCCTCGGAACCGCGCACTGGTACGTGTGGCGCCGCCTGATCCGGGACACCACCGCCGCCCGGTCCCGCTGGCGCCGCGCCGGAACGGTCCTCTTCATCGCCGGCCCGCTGCTCGCCGTCGGCGCCCTGGTCGGCGTGCAGGCCGGGCTGCCGCACACCCTCGCCGGGGTGGTGGCGTGGCCCGGCTATCTCTGGCTGGCCGTATTCCTCTACCTGTTCCTCGGGGTGGTGGCCGGTGAGGTGGTGCGCCCGCTGCTGAGCCGTCTGCTCGCCCGGCGCTCGGCGCCCGTGCCGGCGACGGTGGGCGCCGATTCGCCGGTTCCTCCGGTTCCGGAGCCTGCTGCCGGTCCGGAGATTGCTGCCGGCCCGGAGGTTCCTGCCGGTCCGGGTGCCATCTCCCGCCGGGTCTTCGTCTCCCGTGTCGCGGGCGGGGCGGCCGCCGCGGTGGCGCTCGGCACCGTGGGCGCCGGCACCTACGGCGTCCTCAACGGGCCCGGCATCAAGCGGATCACGGTGCCGCTCGCGAAACTGCCGCGCAGCGCTCACGGTCTGCGGATCGCCGTGGTCAGCGACGTACACCTCGGCCCGGTCCTGGGCAGCCGCTTCTGCCGGCGCGTCGTCGACACCATCAACTCGACGCAGCCGGACCTGATCGCGGTGGTCGGCGACCTGATCGACGGTGAGGTCGACGACCTGGCCGACTCGGTGGAGCCGATGCGTGGCCTCCGGTCCCGGCTCGGCACGTTCTTCGTCACCGGCAACCACGAGTACATCTCCGGCGTCGAACCCTGGGTGGCCAAGGTCCAGGAGCTGGGCATGCGCCCTCTCCGCAACGCCCGCGTGGAGCTGTCCGGTTTCGATCTCGCCGGCGTGGACGACGTGGCGGGCTCGTCCGAGGGCCTGGGCCCGGACTTCGAGGCGACGCTGCGCGACCGCGACCCGTCCCGAGCCGTGGTCCTGCTGTCCCACCAGCCGGTGACCATCCACGACGCGGCCCGCAATGGCGTCGACCTGCAGCTCTCCGGCCACACCCACGGCGGCCAAATGTGGCCCGGCAACTACATCGCCGAACTGGCCAATCCGACGAACGCCGGCCTGGAGCAGTACGGCGACACCCAGCTCTACGTGAGCCGCGGCGCCGGCGCCTGGGGCCCACCGGTCAGAGTGGGAGCGCCGTCCGACATCACCGTGGTCGAGCTGGCTTCCCGCCAGGCCTGA
- a CDS encoding zinc-binding dehydrogenase, with translation MKAAVYYENGGPDVLKYEDVPDPAVRDGEVLLRIEAVGVQGGDLLHRMVSPFPSAPHIVGYQAAGTIAAVGKGVSSVREGQRAVAFMQSGSHAELAAIRERDVYPVPDGLDPRIAAGIPVEFGTADDCLFEFGRLRAGETVLIQAAAGGVGLAAVQLAKLAGAQVLGTASSDEKLARLASYGLDHAINYKTSDVVSSVQEITGGRGVDLVVDPVGGSTLEGSIASLAYRGRISWVGQAGREPRPPHIGPLMVKSASLNGVYFGGEMEHDPARTRTLVENLINRVAGGELTVVIDREFPLAEAAECHRYIESRAAFGRVLLIP, from the coding sequence GTGAAGGCTGCGGTGTACTACGAGAACGGTGGCCCGGACGTCCTGAAATACGAGGACGTCCCCGATCCGGCGGTCCGTGACGGCGAGGTGCTGCTGCGCATCGAGGCGGTCGGCGTACAGGGTGGTGACCTGCTGCATCGCATGGTCAGCCCCTTCCCCTCGGCCCCGCACATCGTCGGATACCAGGCCGCGGGCACGATCGCGGCGGTCGGCAAGGGCGTCTCTTCGGTACGCGAGGGGCAGCGTGCGGTCGCGTTCATGCAATCCGGGTCGCACGCCGAACTCGCGGCGATCCGGGAACGTGACGTCTACCCGGTGCCGGACGGCCTCGACCCCCGCATCGCCGCCGGCATCCCCGTCGAGTTCGGCACCGCCGACGACTGCCTGTTCGAATTCGGCCGTCTCCGCGCCGGCGAGACGGTCCTCATCCAGGCCGCCGCCGGCGGAGTAGGGTTGGCCGCCGTCCAGCTCGCGAAACTCGCCGGCGCCCAGGTCCTCGGCACCGCCTCCAGCGACGAGAAACTGGCGCGGCTCGCCTCGTACGGCCTCGACCACGCGATCAACTACAAGACCAGCGACGTCGTCTCCAGCGTCCAGGAGATCACCGGCGGCCGCGGCGTCGACCTCGTCGTCGATCCGGTCGGCGGCAGCACCCTCGAAGGCAGCATCGCCTCCCTCGCCTACCGCGGCCGCATCAGCTGGGTCGGCCAGGCCGGCCGCGAACCCCGCCCGCCCCACATCGGCCCGCTCATGGTCAAGAGCGCCTCCCTGAACGGCGTCTACTTCGGCGGCGAGATGGAACACGACCCGGCCCGGACCCGGACCCTGGTCGAAAACCTCATCAACCGCGTCGCCGGCGGCGAACTCACCGTCGTCATCGACCGCGAGTTCCCCCTCGCCGAGGCGGCGGAGTGTCACCGCTACATCGAGTCCCGGGCCGCGTTCGGCCGTGTACTGCTGATCCCCTGA
- a CDS encoding DUF6188 family protein, with translation MPLTLLVGCELEYAQLDHAIVLGFSGDRKVVIEGVAHLDGPEGRADVEPGDESDILGVLLGDTVRDARAAGTGELELSFASGRRLVVDVDPEVESWAVTGPGGFLVVCMARGELAVWGQNT, from the coding sequence ATGCCGCTCACCCTGCTGGTCGGCTGCGAACTGGAGTACGCGCAGCTCGATCACGCCATCGTCCTGGGATTCTCCGGCGATCGGAAGGTCGTCATCGAAGGCGTCGCCCATCTGGACGGCCCGGAGGGACGGGCCGACGTGGAACCCGGCGATGAATCGGACATCCTCGGCGTTCTGCTCGGCGACACGGTCCGTGACGCGCGGGCGGCCGGCACCGGCGAGCTGGAGCTCTCGTTCGCCAGTGGACGCCGGCTGGTCGTCGACGTGGACCCCGAGGTGGAGTCGTGGGCGGTCACCGGGCCGGGCGGCTTCCTGGTGGTCTGCATGGCGCGCGGCGAGCTGGCCGTCTGGGGTCAGAACACCTGA
- a CDS encoding ABC transporter ATP-binding protein, protein MAAISMRNIVKRYSDGFPAVNDVSLDIADGEFVILVGPSGCGKSTLLRMIVGLEDITSGDMLIGGNRVNQKAPRDRNLAMVFQNYALYPHLSVFENIAFPLRLKNVPDAEVRDQVAHAAELLQLTEHLDRKPANLSGGQRQRVAMGRAIVRKADAFLFDEPLSNLDAKLRGQMRTEIARMQKRLGTTTVYVTHDQTEAMTLGDRIAVLRKGVLQQVGTARQLYEEPANLFVAGFIGSPPMNFVPGRVKAGQIDTPFGTVPATGPRLSKVPDRELCIIGLRPEHFEDEKLVAAEVRGRGKSFEAEVDVTEWLGNGLYAYVPYEAPTEVTAQLEELERELDSEQMRTQLVVALDASSRIRAGATARLWFDPYKMHVFDASSGENLTRDPDRVFEEDEPAQ, encoded by the coding sequence ATGGCCGCGATCAGCATGCGGAACATCGTCAAGCGTTACAGCGACGGCTTCCCCGCCGTGAACGACGTCAGCCTGGACATCGCCGACGGCGAGTTCGTCATCCTCGTCGGACCGTCCGGCTGCGGGAAGTCCACGCTGCTGCGCATGATCGTCGGCTTGGAGGACATCACCTCCGGCGACATGCTCATCGGCGGGAACCGGGTCAACCAGAAGGCGCCCCGGGATCGCAACCTCGCCATGGTCTTCCAGAACTACGCCCTCTACCCGCACCTGTCGGTCTTCGAGAACATCGCCTTCCCGCTGCGCCTCAAGAACGTGCCCGACGCCGAGGTCCGCGACCAGGTCGCGCACGCCGCCGAACTGCTGCAGCTCACCGAGCACCTCGACCGCAAGCCGGCCAACCTCTCCGGCGGGCAGCGCCAGCGCGTCGCGATGGGCCGGGCCATCGTCCGCAAGGCCGACGCGTTCCTCTTCGACGAACCGCTCTCCAACCTCGACGCGAAACTCCGCGGCCAGATGCGCACCGAGATCGCCCGCATGCAGAAGCGGCTCGGCACCACCACGGTCTACGTCACCCACGACCAGACCGAGGCGATGACCCTGGGCGACCGCATCGCGGTCCTGCGCAAGGGAGTGCTCCAACAGGTCGGAACGGCACGGCAGCTGTACGAGGAACCCGCCAACCTCTTCGTCGCCGGCTTCATCGGCTCGCCCCCGATGAACTTCGTGCCCGGCCGGGTCAAGGCCGGCCAGATCGACACCCCGTTCGGGACGGTCCCGGCGACCGGGCCACGGCTCAGCAAGGTCCCCGACCGGGAACTGTGCATCATCGGCCTGCGCCCCGAGCATTTCGAGGACGAGAAGCTGGTCGCGGCGGAGGTCCGCGGGCGCGGCAAGTCCTTCGAGGCCGAAGTCGACGTGACCGAATGGCTCGGCAACGGGCTCTACGCATACGTCCCCTACGAGGCGCCGACCGAGGTGACCGCCCAGCTCGAGGAGCTGGAACGGGAACTGGACAGCGAGCAGATGCGCACCCAGCTGGTGGTGGCTCTGGACGCGAGCAGCCGGATCCGGGCCGGGGCGACCGCTCGCCTGTGGTTCGACCCGTACAAGATGCATGTCTTCGACGCTTCGAGCGGGGAGAACCTCACCCGGGACCCTGATCGCGTCTTCGAGGAGGACGAGCCCGCGCAGTGA
- a CDS encoding carbohydrate ABC transporter permease codes for MGDRKAGVWWTVSGMVILVWALFPLLWMVSLSFKDPDTFRSQEPTFFPQDWVWDNYKTVFTDSLFTSALRNSIGIALIATALSVIIAMFAAYAIARMDYPGKKFLLSMALAIAMFPQAALVGPLFNMWRNLGIYDTWIGLIIPYLTFALPLSIWTMSAFFRQIPWEMEQAAQVDGATAWQAFRRVIVPLAAPGVFTTAILTFFFCWNEFLLAISLTSTDRARTVPAALSFFTGASQFESPITYIMAASVVVTIPVVILVLIFQRRIMAGLTAGAVKG; via the coding sequence ATGGGCGACCGCAAGGCCGGCGTCTGGTGGACCGTCTCCGGCATGGTCATCCTGGTCTGGGCGCTGTTCCCGCTGCTCTGGATGGTGTCGCTGTCGTTCAAGGACCCGGACACGTTCCGCAGCCAGGAGCCGACGTTCTTCCCGCAGGACTGGGTCTGGGACAACTACAAGACGGTCTTCACCGACTCGCTGTTCACCAGCGCCCTGCGCAACTCCATCGGCATCGCCCTGATCGCCACGGCACTCTCGGTGATCATCGCGATGTTCGCGGCCTACGCGATCGCCCGGATGGACTACCCGGGCAAGAAGTTCCTGCTCTCGATGGCCCTCGCGATCGCCATGTTCCCGCAGGCGGCGCTCGTCGGCCCGCTGTTCAACATGTGGCGCAACCTCGGCATCTACGACACCTGGATCGGGTTGATCATCCCGTATCTGACCTTCGCCCTGCCCCTGTCGATCTGGACCATGTCGGCGTTCTTCCGGCAGATCCCGTGGGAGATGGAACAGGCCGCGCAGGTCGACGGCGCCACCGCCTGGCAGGCGTTCCGCCGGGTCATCGTGCCGCTGGCCGCGCCGGGCGTGTTCACCACCGCGATCCTGACGTTCTTCTTCTGCTGGAACGAGTTCCTGCTCGCCATCTCACTGACCTCGACCGACCGGGCCCGGACCGTGCCGGCCGCCCTGTCCTTCTTCACCGGCGCCTCCCAGTTCGAGTCGCCGATCACGTACATCATGGCCGCCTCGGTGGTCGTGACGATTCCCGTCGTCATCCTCGTGCTGATCTTCCAGCGCAGGATCATGGCCGGCCTCACCGCCGGTGCCGTCAAAGGCTGA
- a CDS encoding carbohydrate ABC transporter permease, with translation MALTDVRVAPPEPEPAAEITDRARHERRLGLILSAPAFVVMVFVTAYPLVYAVVLSLYNYRLTDPAGREFVGLGNYATVLTDPVWWSDFGTTLIITVVSVAVELVLGFAFAFVMYRVIRGRSWVRTGILIPYGIVTVVSAYIWQFAFQLDSGFVNQWFGLGDFNFFGERWSALFVIILSEIWKTTPFISLLLLAGLVQVPEEMQEAARVDGATAWQRLWRVTLPNMKAAIMVALLFRTLDAWRIFDNPFIMTRGANDTETLSFLAYRQNVTLVNLGAGSAVSVLLFLTVVVIAFIFVKGFRTDLSQVRGDR, from the coding sequence ATGGCTCTGACCGACGTCCGGGTGGCGCCACCCGAGCCCGAGCCGGCCGCCGAGATCACCGATCGTGCCCGGCACGAGCGTCGGCTGGGGCTGATCCTGTCGGCGCCCGCGTTCGTGGTGATGGTGTTCGTGACCGCCTACCCGCTCGTCTACGCGGTCGTGCTGTCGCTCTACAACTACCGGCTCACCGATCCCGCCGGCCGCGAGTTCGTCGGGCTCGGCAACTACGCCACGGTGCTGACCGACCCGGTCTGGTGGTCCGACTTCGGCACCACCCTGATCATCACGGTGGTGAGCGTGGCGGTCGAGCTGGTGCTCGGCTTCGCGTTCGCGTTCGTGATGTACCGGGTGATCCGCGGACGGTCCTGGGTGCGCACCGGCATCCTGATCCCGTACGGCATCGTCACCGTGGTCTCGGCGTACATCTGGCAGTTCGCCTTCCAGCTGGACTCCGGGTTCGTGAACCAGTGGTTCGGGCTGGGCGACTTCAACTTCTTCGGCGAGCGCTGGTCGGCACTCTTCGTGATCATCCTGTCCGAGATCTGGAAGACCACGCCGTTCATCTCGCTGCTGCTGCTCGCCGGCCTGGTGCAGGTGCCGGAGGAGATGCAGGAGGCGGCCCGGGTCGACGGCGCCACCGCCTGGCAGCGGCTGTGGCGGGTCACCCTGCCGAACATGAAGGCAGCGATCATGGTGGCGCTGCTCTTCCGCACCCTCGACGCGTGGCGGATCTTCGACAACCCGTTCATCATGACGCGCGGCGCGAACGACACCGAGACACTGTCGTTCCTCGCGTACCGGCAGAACGTCACCCTGGTCAACCTCGGCGCCGGCTCGGCCGTCTCGGTCCTGCTCTTCCTGACCGTCGTGGTGATCGCGTTCATCTTCGTGAAGGGCTTCCGGACGGACCTCTCCCAGGTACGAGGTGATCGGTGA